GGTTCCACGGAAAGAAGCGTTTCTAGCAAGTTCACAGTCGTCGAAGGATAATCTTTGAATGTCTGGCGTAGGCAATTATTATATGGATGTTGTGGCTTGAACAAAGTGGCATGAGGAAGTTTAGACCTTTTCCAGTACTCATCAGGAGGAGAGCCGCAAAGCTTGAAGATCTTGTGTAGCTGTTCGACCTATTAGTTGCAAACGTAAAGTCAATATCAcctttgaaaaaatatatcatatttggtAAGAACTGTATGACGCATTAAGGAAGACATATCAGTCCGCTAACATCATCACTCAAATTTCTTCCAAGCTCTGCTATGTTTCACATAACAACTCAAAcacaccactaatagatattgtcttctttggacttttccttatgggcttctcctcaaggttctAAAACGTATCccctaagaagaggtttccacacccttataaggaatgtttcgttcctctctctaaccgatatgggatctcacaattcacccctcttgagagcccagcgtcctcattggcacaccatccggtgtctggctcagataccatttgtaatagcacaaacccaccgctagcatatattgtcttctgggtttctcctcaaagttttaaaacgcgtcccctaaagagaggtttccatacccttataaggaatgtgttgttctcctctccaaccaacgtgggatctcacatttgataaatttcttctttcaagtAACAATGTTCCAAAGACAAGCAGAATATGTTATTAAGAagtttaataaagaaaaacattacCTCTGTTCTTCCCTGAAGAATAGGTTTCCCAACAAGGAGTTCTGCGAAAACACAGCCAACACTCCAAAGATCCACAGATGCATTATAGTCTGTTGAACCCAGTAGAAGTTCAGGAGGACGATACCACAGAGTGACAACACGACTCGTTAGAGGTTGCTGTTGCCCGGAATTATAGAAGTTCGCCAATCCAAAATCAGCTACCTTCAATACCCCTTCGTTATCAACTAGAAGATTAGATCCTTTAATATCCCGATGCATTACACCACGTGAGTGACAATGCTCAAGCCCGGATATCAATTGTTTCATGTAGCATTTAATCTACAGAAAAGGTAAAGAGCCAAGGATTCATTACTGTAATCATTGttcataagaaaaagaaagtgtcATTTCCACTTCATATTCTGCAAAAGAATGCTCCCCAACTTTATAACTATATAACAGAAACTTAAACCAAGCATACCTGTGATTCACTAAAAGTGATATCAGGGGAGGACAAGAGCCCAGTAATGTCATGGTCCATGTACTCAAACACAAGGTAAATGTTACATGATAAACGAGACGTAATTAAGCCCTCCAATTTGATGATATTAGGGTGATCAAGCCTGCGGAGAATCATGATCTCTCGTGCCATAAATCTAACACTTTCAGGCTCAAAATTGTCGAACCGAACCTTCTTTAAAGCAACAATCCTTCCTGTTTCGAGTTCGCGTGCTCGAAATACACTGCTATACGTACCTTGTCCAATCTATAAAAATTCAACATCCACAAGCAGAAAGAATTTCGTCCATGTCCATCCAGACCAAAATCAACTTTCTATACACACAACAACTTCAACTACCACCATATGAGCATTAGAAATGTCAACCATAAAGTTCCAATGAAATTCAAGCAGTTgcagaaaagaagaaaagatgccAAAATGCTTTTTATAAAGCAGAATTCTCTGATTAAAAGACCAAAAATCTTTCCATGGAGGattctttgtttcttaaatATACAAACATGGAGGGAAAAGGGATCATCAAATGCATGCAACTCCATGATGCTCCCACACTGGCATGTTGAATTGATTGGACAAAGCAAAGAACTAATGACATGTCCCCTTCCCCTAAAAGGAAGTATAATTATCCTAATCGACTATAAACTCAAGTCAACAATGGAAAAGGATGATTAGATGTATATAAAACTAGGATTTGATATGATTAACAAAGCAAAAAAACAGAAGggtaaaagaagaagaactaaGAACCTTTTCCAGCTTCTCATAAGCATCGGACCGGAGAGGAATCCAACCTTGAATGGCCTCACCGGCGACAGCGCTGAGCCAGGCCGGCCACCCTGCCGCCACTTGCTCACTTTCAATATACTTGTTCAAATTCCCCAATCTGAAGCTCAAAGTCTGATTCCCTGCGCCATTTGAAGTCGCCCTCCCCGATTCACCCAGCTCACTCCCAACCCCATAGAACTCACTGGACCCCTTCGACTTCCTCTTGGTCTTCGCCTTCGAACTCCTCTCAATCTCCCCCAACCCACATCGGCTACGACCCGAGCTCCCCACCGCCGTTGATTCATTGTCCCGAAATGCGCCGGAGTGATCGAATGCAGGCGTCACGGACACCGCCTGCTTCGAGTTCACACACCCCATGGCGGATCACTGCAACTTCACAACCATTAATGAGAAATTCAGATTTTAAGAAGCAGTTTAAGTGGACCCTGAAATGGGGAAAGTCGGAAATCAAATGGGTTAGCGGGAATGTTGATTTGTTTGAAACCCAAATGaaaggagaatgaaaaatGGGAGTGCAGTGAAGAGGGAAGAGCAGAAACAAGAAGGGGGTGGAGTTTTATACCACGTTACGAAGTCGGAATGTGAAATTTGGCTTTGGTTACTTCGGCTGTGGGAAAACAGTTCGTTTCGCTGTCTCTCAGTCACTGTTTTCGATCCATAATGCGGCGATTGCGGAAGATGGTGGATAGTAGAAGGCATTAAAGCGCGGCTCCACAATCGAGCACAGCGAGATCAACGGAAAGTGAAATACCCACTGCACCAACAGCAGCAGTAAACAATGAAATTTGGGTGAACAAACCCAATACCTTCCatctatttcttcttctcctccaatCGTAACTTTCTTCCCAACACTCGATTACTTTGAACTTAATTCACCCTAAGATAAACAAATACGAAAAGCgtagaattaaaaatagtatttgaattttaaaatttgaaactatCATTAAACAGAATGATCATTTAatctaaaagatttaaataagttagtgatatttaaatctaagtaaaatgaataaataaaataaaagaagaaaaaaagtaatttgGTTTTTTCTGTGAAGTCTGAACCAAACCAAGATCGATGTGAAACGACGGAAAATGGGCAGAGTTTCGGGCAGTATGTGCTTATTCTCTGGTTTTGTTCCcttattgcattttttttcttttttctttttttaaattgggcTCGCATTTCTCTCGAGTCGTCGCGTGCGTGACCGGCAAATGGGAACCGGCCCCACTTTATTTACCCCGGTAACAAAGCGCGTGGTTGACCGCACCCAGCGTGGGAGTGGGTTTTAGTTTGGGGACTAGTTGactgaatttatttatttattttagttcaacaccgatgaaaaaattacatttttttttttttttttttttttttttggcctctcatcaattttgaaatagagaaacaataacattttttagGAGCGATAGACTTCGTCAATGGACCGTGTGGCTACCATCTATTTGGCTATAGAATATGTTGCAGAGATAGATGATGAGTAGGAGACATACTCAAATAATTATGGAGGTGTTCTAAATGAGGTGTCGGTTACGTTTTCGCAGTGACTAATGTTTCCGAAGCTTTTGATCTCAATTGGTTGGAACTTCAACATTGATGTTGTAGCTGATACATACGTTGGAGTTGGTGTTATCGTGTCATAACTCTATAGACAAACAATGTTATCAATAGAGGTCTTTCAGAGTTTAACCAATAGGTCAAATTTGTTGAAACATATACGCTACTCGAGATAATTTGAAAGGTCTTTAAAATCGATCTGTACCTTTCTAAATAGAAAACTTCAACgactataaaaatatattttaaaattcacatcttgattattattaaaatatatatatatatatatatatatatatatatatatatatatatatatatatatatatNNNNNNNNNNNNNNNNNNNNNNNNNNNNNNNNNNNNNNNNNNNNNNNNNNNNNNNNNNNNNNNNNatatatatatatatatatatatatatatatattaggattttttttttaagaaaaaaaaaaaaggcaaaagtaggagaaaaagaaaatgatgaaaagaaaaaataattataatcacTTTACTTTAATTGTTTCTGTTTGGTACCTTTTGAGATCAGCCTTTGTTTGGTTAAGCTTTGCCAGCTTTGCCACCATgacattttcctttcttcactGCTGAGGTGGGCCCACGTCATTGACTTTATTGGGACCCACCTTAAAGGAGACCCCTATCGCATGCATGCCTTTGTCTTTCTGCAATCAtcttaattattgatttattccTCAATTTGGGCGTCACTTTTAATTCCCTATCcttcttataattttataataaactatATACACTTAATTAAGTTGTTTTTTAATGCtatttttagattaaataataaaacaacccaataatgaaaattttcaaaaaataattttgaaatatcagaattttaaattaattttgtttttataataaataagaaactatataattaattactttaaatgtattctctaaatatattattttctttatttgaaatttcaaccTTCCTAATATGAAAATGGTGGTCaacaaatttagtttaatcTAATAAATGAAATCTTTGAGAGATGAATaccttatattttattttttgttatttgaaaaataataaataaatatatatattatggttGTTATAACCAGAACCACAAGGGGCACCAACCCTAGATTTATTATTCGAGTTTGAGTCAAATAATaagctttgaaaattttaaaatatgaatttgttgcctaataaattcaacttttaattatatttgtaattatcctttcaataataaattattaatttataaatctataatatatttttgttaaaaatagaaaaaaaaaaatattcataataaataaaatgttctCAGTTGTCAGTCGTCCCAACTACTGAAATCGCTTATGGGCCTTCTAGAGGAGCATGGTCCACAACAGTAAGCCCAACAATGATTACTGAAGAGGAGGGTGAAGGTGAATTATGGGGTTGCTTTTACTATACGcggtaaaaaaatatttaccataGGAACcaattttctcattatttttttatttattgttttgaaatgttttcaaaattgaaattaagtcttgaaaaataataataataataaaaaagtggACACTAAAGCCTAAGCCCAAGGCAACCAACTAGGCCCAACCTTTTTGGgctttaatttacattattatattttttttaaaatttgacctttacataaatactttatttcataattcaaCCAAGGCAACcacattaatattttgagtTTGAGGGCTTTAATCACTttattataatcatttttaaattaaaaattaaagtaattcatttgattcttaataatgtatttttttaaccaattaaattttaataattacgaaaatgtaaataattgtagtataaatatttaaagatatatataatatataattaatgggataaattatgataaaaagacaattaaagaaaagataaggAAGGGGTTTAGTTTATGGGCAAGGTGAAGCATCGCAGAATCTTTTTTGGAGTAATAAAAAATCCAGAAATTAGAGAGGAGGAAAGATAGAGACAAGATAAGTGGTAACAGACAGCCATGGTGTACCTTGTAATGGAAGCTTTGTTCGTctcatttcatttcctttactctctctctctctctatctctaaATCTTCCTTGAAAAAATGGCCCATCGGCCTTCTTTACCAGATCCGAATTTCCTACTTTATCCGCTTTCCGCGTCCGATTTCCTTTTCCATGTAATTCCTCACCCAATGTCCTCCACTTCCCCCTGATTTCTCCTCCATGCCtcctctctgtttcttcttttacttcaCCTTCCATTCTCTAAACCAGGTGATTCAATTTCGTACAACTTTGTTATTCAGATTTGGTTCGTTTCTGTAgtttattgaatttgtttggTGGGTTCTGTCGATTGAGCTCTGAGAGAGTGAATTTAGAACTATGAATGAATTAATGCATTGTTTGTGCgagattttgtttgttgttttgtttctgCTGGACTTGGTTGacctttcttcccttttcttaTGCAATATCTTAGTAACTTCATATATTCAACTTGTTCTACTGAGTTTTCATCTGGCCTTTGTCTTTTTGTATTCAGGCTCTTGAAGTTTGTATGGTCAAGCTGAGTTTCGTGGTACTAAATGGTGTGAACGGTGTCATTTCAATGTGAGATTTTGTCTCCATTTGGATGTGCTTTTGGCAAGGAACTCTGCCTGAGGTAATAGTCTCTTAACTCTTATATATGATTCTATGTTATCATTAACTATAGATGCCAAAGTATAATATTGGAATTTGAAATTACAAATGGTTGTAACTTTAAAAGTTTTAGCTGGAGTTGATCAAAACTTCTTGAATCATGGATCGGTTGGtattatgtgagatcccatattggttggagagggtaacgaaacattcatgaTAGGGGAGTGGAAACCTTTTTCTAGCctaacgtgttttaaaatcttgaggggaagcccaaagaggacaatatctgctagcattGAGatagggttgttacaaatggtatcagagctaaacaccgggtggtgtgccagtgaggatgctggaccctcaagggggatggattgtgagatcccatattggttggagagaggaccgaagcattccttataagggtgtggaaacctctccctagcagacgcgttttaaaaccttgagaggagaagctcaaagaggacaatatctgctagcactAAGCTAGGGTGGTTACATATTATGTTAGAAACCTAGGTGATTCTGTTCTTGTGTCTATTAGATATCAACCATTCATTGCTGCCCTTTTTAACTCAGGTCCTAATCTCTCAGAATATCCAGTGAAgcatttgtattatttatggaaCTTCTTGGTATTGGAGTAAATATGCAGGGTTCTGGCAACTATCCAAACTTTTATTTCAGTGGGGATCTAAAAGGAGTTGTTGGTGGCTGTATATGGCCTCAAACCAGTGAGGATAAAATGCTGAACGGTGGACATAGCTCCAAAGCTTTCTTGTCACCACTGTCAGCTGGTCTGTATTTTGAATGTGGTCGAGATGCGTTAAAGCAGATAATGCTTATGCAAGAAGCGACGTTTCGGGATCAGGTATATCCTCGGCTGCAATTTATCTTTTGGCTTAGAATCATTATGGAGTTATGTACTATTAGTACTATTAGCCAATCCTACCACATATTTGCCATAGTTATGTACTATTAAACTCATCTGAAATTAATAAACTGTCCAGATTTACGAACTTCATCGCCTTTACAAAAGACAGAGTGAGTTCATAGCTGAGATGAAGAGGGAATCAAATAAGCATGATGTATGCATCACGACAACTCGGTCTGATTTTTATAAGTCTCGGGTCGATGCATTGTGTGCTCAGGATGCACACAACTTCCCTGCATACagtcaattatttatttatggggAACAAAAGAGCTCACTACATTCAAGTTTTGGGAAGAACATTCAAACAGGTTCTGACACCCCTTCGAACGGAATCTTTTCGAAGACTCCTTATTTTTCGGAATCTAAGAGCAAAATTTTGGGAAATGGGATGTTTGATCTTGAACTTCCAACTGACAGAAAACAATTGAACAGAAGAGATGAATTGACAAAAGTGCCTGAAATGTCAAGCTTTCATCTCAAGAGAATGCCTGATGTTGTTCATATTAGTGATAAACCTCTTCTTTCCAAGCATGATTTGAATGCTTCATTACATAGGGATTCTTCAACCGCTGATTCATTGTTCGAGAAAACAAAGATCTCGGTCGATTTAAATGATCCTCCTAACATCGAGGAAGAACCCGGCTGTAGATCCGTTGGTTTAGAGGATGCTACTGGCCATAGGGAGATCCTTTTCCATGATCTCAATGGCAAAgccaattcaaaatttcttgttttctcaGAGCCAGATGTCCATGGAAGGAGAAATGGACCCTCTAACAATGGCTATTCTGAATCGATTAGCTTTTATGACAGAAGCAAAAGATATCAACCGGACAAAGATATTACAAATTCTAGTCTGTCATCATCCACTGCATCTATGACAAAATCTGTACAAGGTCCCATAGGAAATGCAATGCTTGCTGAAGATGATCTCTGTAGTGTTAAGAACTCGAGATCTCGCACTGGGTCTAGTAGTGTGAACCCCCTTGAAGGAAGCTTCTGTAATGGCTCCAAGTCCGAGATCGTGAAAGAAGAATCATGCTGCAAGGCTTCTGCAAATTGGATCGAAGGTCGAATTGATCTCAACGTCTgcataaatgaagaat
This genomic interval from Cucurbita pepo subsp. pepo cultivar mu-cu-16 chromosome LG20, ASM280686v2, whole genome shotgun sequence contains the following:
- the LOC111783256 gene encoding uncharacterized protein LOC111783256 isoform X2, yielding MCFWQGTLPEGSGNYPNFYFSGDLKGVVGGCIWPQTSEDKMLNGGHSSKAFLSPLSAGLYFECGRDALKQIMLMQEATFRDQIYELHRLYKRQSEFIAEMKRESNKHDVCITTTRSDFYKSRVDALCAQDAHNFPAYSQLFIYGEQKSSLHSSFGKNIQTGSDTPSNGIFSKTPYFSESKSKILGNGMFDLELPTDRKQLNRRDELTKVPEMSSFHLKRMPDVVHISDKPLLSKHDLNASLHRDSSTADSLFEKTKISVDLNDPPNIEEEPGCRSVGLEDATGHREILFHDLNGKANSKFLVFSEPDVHGRRNGPSNNGYSESISFYDRSKRYQPDKDITNSSLSSSTASMTKSVQGPIGNAMLAEDDLCSVKNSRSRTGSSSVNPLEGSFCNGSKSEIVKEESCCKASANWIEGRIDLNVCINEEFLAAPCCSTEMKLEVPVSPGKGKHSSTTGEFGENQVGSHFLKSVEDDGEPLEDLNAIAAEALVSISSSVAQNCRKITGCQSVQVSWESLCWLAEIVSSMGAEPEKAEVAMKCKDGSDSEELLSNCMDDFEVMTLKLKETVEEECSLTRSNHQEEATKNVSSPSCQLGKGRARRGQRKNFQTEILPSLTTLSRYEVTEDIQTIGGLMEVTSSHSINGAAKTPSRVGTTWTRGKRRLCDSSSKVTEAVLGSIMDQVSSDNEVENKERKVVVWGNITRRRRGRRYPACTRKTILGQV
- the LOC111783256 gene encoding uncharacterized protein LOC111783256 isoform X1 → MELLGIGVNMQGSGNYPNFYFSGDLKGVVGGCIWPQTSEDKMLNGGHSSKAFLSPLSAGLYFECGRDALKQIMLMQEATFRDQIYELHRLYKRQSEFIAEMKRESNKHDVCITTTRSDFYKSRVDALCAQDAHNFPAYSQLFIYGEQKSSLHSSFGKNIQTGSDTPSNGIFSKTPYFSESKSKILGNGMFDLELPTDRKQLNRRDELTKVPEMSSFHLKRMPDVVHISDKPLLSKHDLNASLHRDSSTADSLFEKTKISVDLNDPPNIEEEPGCRSVGLEDATGHREILFHDLNGKANSKFLVFSEPDVHGRRNGPSNNGYSESISFYDRSKRYQPDKDITNSSLSSSTASMTKSVQGPIGNAMLAEDDLCSVKNSRSRTGSSSVNPLEGSFCNGSKSEIVKEESCCKASANWIEGRIDLNVCINEEFLAAPCCSTEMKLEVPVSPGKGKHSSTTGEFGENQVGSHFLKSVEDDGEPLEDLNAIAAEALVSISSSVAQNCRKITGCQSVQVSWESLCWLAEIVSSMGAEPEKAEVAMKCKDGSDSEELLSNCMDDFEVMTLKLKETVEEECSLTRSNHQEEATKNVSSPSCQLGKGRARRGQRKNFQTEILPSLTTLSRYEVTEDIQTIGGLMEVTSSHSINGAAKTPSRVGTTWTRGKRRLCDSSSKVTEAVLGSIMDQVSSDNEVENKERKVVVWGNITRRRRGRRYPACTRKTILGQV
- the LOC111783243 gene encoding protein IMPAIRED IN BABA-INDUCED STERILITY 1-like, whose translation is MGCVNSKQAVSVTPAFDHSGAFRDNESTAVGSSGRSRCGLGEIERSSKAKTKRKSKGSSEFYGVGSELGESGRATSNGAGNQTLSFRLGNLNKYIESEQVAAGWPAWLSAVAGEAIQGWIPLRSDAYEKLEKIGQGTYSSVFRARELETGRIVALKKVRFDNFEPESVRFMAREIMILRRLDHPNIIKLEGLITSRLSCNIYLVFEYMDHDITGLLSSPDITFSESQIKCYMKQLISGLEHCHSRGVMHRDIKGSNLLVDNEGVLKVADFGLANFYNSGQQQPLTSRVVTLWYRPPELLLGSTDYNASVDLWSVGCVFAELLVGKPILQGRTEVEQLHKIFKLCGSPPDEYWKRSKLPHATLFKPQHPYNNCLRQTFKDYPSTTVNLLETLLSVEPYKRGVASSALTSAYFSTKPYACDPSSLPIYPPSKEIDAKQREETKRKKHSGRARGLDNRRLMRNHHGTNKLAPAVDSSVSARALHTISINAQDLKEEKVTKAGQAQKLSIDKLEETIHETNASQGDIPFSGPLQVSTSSGFAWARRRRDDASIRCYSRSISRGELINGLDHSATSRSNLESKFHEKVDMLSMSRSSSKGPESSERSKVVIRNQWGKFERPDSFDTSDEYHSQDFAVALSLRDELGAKRNNLSYQDQVDKVEYSGPLLSQSSRVDELLDRHERHIRQTVRRSWFQRGKN